The Prionailurus bengalensis isolate Pbe53 chromosome A3, Fcat_Pben_1.1_paternal_pri, whole genome shotgun sequence genome includes a window with the following:
- the DIDO1 gene encoding death-inducer obliterator 1, producing MDEKGGPSNEEAPKAIKPTSKEFRKTWGFRRTTIAKREGAGDAEADALEQQPQQGLSLRRSGRQPKRTERVEEFLTTVRRRGRKNAPVSLEDSGEPVSCPVTDVETASEGSVESTSEGKGGPTAGSAGDKEQPAAPTKAKGGEGEDDTSDSDSDGLTLKELQNRLRRQREQAAADRSPRSLQSRLRRKRREQGPTQTGGTEAAGATESSLPGEQEPEAEQGAVSEAEKDGGEQEPEGKAAQGMEGRGPRDTGRQRPECEAYEPNALYCICRQPHNNRFMICCDRCEEWFHGDCVGISEARGRLLERNGEDYICPHCTILQVRDDAEPEGTEQQEAGCGPTDSDGADCTSMGTVEQKSSEDQGIKGRIEKAANPSSKKKLKIFQPVVEAPGASNCIGPGCSNVAQPDSVYCSSDCILKHAAATMKSLSAGKEQKPKPKDKTKMKPEKLILPKCSVQAGVRISSVHKRPAPDKKENIAKKATVAPSRSEVFVKEATCEGTPSWASDHNYNAVKPEQTAAPWPPLLYKSMKEDRRVEEKTAVVAVGPKKMAPPGSSAGGKQPSPRNLLPKKSPPFANAAAAKVASKKSPSGFKGTIPKRPWLSAAPPGGAPTAKQARLAPGTATSASKKSSGSAALAGALRKPVATSGPLAPPAPGRLGTPSPALSQPNSQIRQNIRRSLKEILWKRVNDSDDLIMTENEVGKIALHIEKELFNLFQVTDNRYKSKYRSIMFNLKDPKNQGLFHRVLREEISLAKLVRMKPEELVSKELSTWRERPTKPAMESRNKQHGDSKQTTVKRDAVPNMEDSPPVSDSDEQQESVRAVPEQSAAPLLDIFSSMLKDTTSQHRAHLFDLNCKICTGQVPSSEDEPAPKKQKLSTSKKEESRSKYDTAPSEPVLSSADDAVPEALPESASEPDLDSAASHAHLERKYFPVPPGDGHPEPSALEGPSCPATCGGPVLTTVTVSGRDPRTAPGGSCTVTAPAAARPDGAHPAESRQEVLKPAVTSVTVPKSILAKPSSSPEPRYLLPVPPSPRVSLSESRSPPEGDTTLFLSRLSTIWKGFINMQSVAKFVTKAYPVSGCCDYLSEDLPDTIHIGGRIAPRTVWDYVGKLKSSVSKELCLIRFHPATEEEEVAYISLYSYFSSRGRFGVVANNSRHVKDLYLIPLSAKDPIPSKLLPFEGPGLESPRPNIILGLVICQRIKRPSSAGELDKVEEKRTRLQTQEETEVSVYPKVPAAPQSERKPPKLQVCSGDVAGSTTPPGTPPPPPPLPEPPSAPAASSVLKILSSLKPGATSTTTASPPATAAVTVASPSTNPSTSKTASPLEHILQTLFGKKKSFDPPAREPVGSTPASHQDPKATADSGLPAAPLLDPIVQQFGQFSRDRALEDEEDDRPYDPEEEYGPDRACDAQLERGRRPDGDKAPETAEREEVAYDPEDETILEEAKVAIDDLPNRMCADGKGGSAERPGEPTAAGAAPSLVEQQQMIEELNKQIEEQRRQVEEQEAALRQQRAAVGASMAHFSVADALLSPPPKSLPQAELFPPEQQVACRPPALPGAPAGAGPGPGCDPRQNRDPRQARRLAAEHGEGEAGSRPPAAREEGAEAAPQAKPDGPKREHPPASPVPPPVDSGAPSAGSRPARKVLLPTPPGAAAFQPGFPLHGDAQSFPSAGGRDPFSGASQDKALGSSQYEDPRNAQFAEKSDHPTVEPEGDREPQCRPGEGAATLPAPGQRVGGPPPAPQGQREPAPRAFGTSGLHGPSFPGPRGSVPPFSEESMVSNSDGPRGPPPARFGAQKGPIPSLLSGPHGPPPYGDSRGPSPSHLGGPRGAAPQFEDRKDPHGEKREFQDGPYDEMAGPPSQFEGPEQAPFMAGRGTAPFQFGGQRRPLLSQFKGPRGGPPPSQFGGQRGPPPGHFVGPRGPHPGQFEGPRAQAPNFMPGPRGIQPQQFEEQRVSSPPRFAGPRAPAPLPFGGPRGSAPFPEKSEPAPPRFHFQGPPAPGLKPAPRPLLELPSHPPPHRPERWDEAPAQGPEADFREGKGHEYRSQAFEGRQRERFEAGPKEKPLEEPEAAPPESRPGRAPEERRRERGRRWSRERDWDRGHERGRHRDKDPGREWDRSRERGADRDRGREPERAAEWGRSRERSRNRDRERRRERERSRSRERGRERTREHGRERKDRSKSKEGARDPKAEAPRAATPATQT from the exons ATGGATGAAAAAGGTGGCCCGAGCAATGAGGAAGCACCCAAGGCCATCAAACCCACCAGCAAAGAATTCAGGAAAACGTGGGGCTTTCGAAGAACCACCATCGCCAAGCGAGAGGGTGCCGGGGACGCCGAGGCGGACGCTCTGgagcagcagccccagcagggCCTTTCCTTGCGGCGCAGCGGGAGGCAGCCGAAGCGGACCGAGCGCGTGGAAGAGTTTCTCACGACGGTCCGACGGCGAGGACGGAAGAATGCGCCCGTCTCCCTGGAGGACTCCGGCGAGCCAGTGTCTTGTCCCGTCACGGACGTGGAGACGGCATCGGAAGGGAGCGTGGAGAGCACGTCGGAGGGGAAGGGCGGGCCCACGGCAGGCTCCGCGGGGGACAAGGAGCAGCCGGCCGCCCCCACAAAGGCCAAAGGGGGTGAGGGCGAGGACGACACCTCTGACAGTGACAGCGACGGGCTGACTTTGAAGGAACTGCAGAACCGCCTGCGGAGACAGCGGGAGCAGGCGGCGGCTGACAGATCCCCCAGGAGCCTCCAGAGCCGCCTGCGGAGGAAGCGCCGAGAGCAGGGTCCCACGCAGACCGGCGGCACGGAGGCGGCCGGTGCCACAGAGAGCTCGCTGCCCGGCGAGCAGGAGCCCGAGGCCGAGCAGGGCGCCGTGTCGGAGGCCGAGAAAGACGGCGGAGAGCAGGAGCCAGAAGGGAAGGCGGCTCAGGGGATGGAAGGCAGAGGCCCCAGGGACACGGGCCGGCAGCGGCCCGAGTGCGAGGCCTACGAGCCCAACGCTCTGTACTGCATATGTCGTCAGCCGCACAACAACAG GTTTATGATCTGCTGTGACCGATGTGAAGAGTGGTTTCACGGCGACTGTGTGGGCATTTCCGAGGCTCGGGGAAGGCTCCTGGAGCGCAACGGCGAGGATTACATCTGCCCGCACTGCACCATCCTGCAGGTGCGGGACGACGCGGAGCCCGAGGGCACAGAGCAGCAGGAGGCCGGATGCGGGCCCACAGACTCAGACGGTGCCGACTGCACCAGCATGGGGACGGTGGAGCAGAAGTCCAGTGAGGACCAAGGAATAAAGGGCAGAATTGAGAAAGCTGCAAACCCCAGCAGCAAGAAAAAGCTCAAGATATTCCAGCCC GTGGTAGAGGCTCCTGGTGCCTCAAACTGTATCGGCCCCGGGTGCTCGAACGTGGCGCAGCCTGACTCAGTTTACTGCAGCAGCGACTGTATTCTGAAACACGCCGCAGCTACCATGAAATCTCTAAGCGCGggtaaagaacaaaaaccaaaacctaaaGACAAGACCAAGATGAAGCCAGAAAAGCTCATTCTCCCGAAATGTAGCGTCCAG GCAGGCGTGCGAATCTCTTCTGTGCATAAGAGACCAGCTccagacaagaaagaaaacatagcGAAGAAGGCGACAGTGGCCCCTTCGAGGAGCGAGGTGTTCGTGAAGGAAGCGACCTGTGAGGGCACGCCGTCCTGGGCAAGCGACCACAATTACAATGCAGTAAAGCCAGAACAGACTGCTGCCCCCTGGCCACCACTGttgtataaat CCATGAAGGAGGACAGGCGTGTGGAGGAGAAGACCGCAGTGGTGGCTGTTGGGCCGAAGAAGATGGCCCCTCCGGGCTCCTCAGCAGGCGGCAAACAACCTTCACCCAGAAACCTCCTGCCGAAGAAGTCCCCTCCCTTCGCAAACGCAGCAGCAGCCAAAGTGGCCAGCAAGAAGTCGCCGTCGGGCTTCAAGGGCACCATACCCAAGAGGCCGTGGCTCTCGGCTGCCCCGCCGGGTGGCGCCCCCACCGCCAAGCAGGCCAGGCTGGCGCCTGGGACTGCCACGTCCGCTTCCAAAAAGTCATCGGGCTCTGCCGCGTTGGCGGGGGCCCTCAGGAAGCCGGTGGCCACCTCCGGCCCCTTGGCTCCTCCGGCCCCAGGACGCCTGGGGACCCCGAGCCCTGCCCTGTCACAGCCAAATTCACAGATACGGCAGAACATAAGACGCTCCTTGAAGGAGATTTTGTGGAAAAG AGTCAACGACAGTGATGACCTAATCATGACGGAAAACGAAGTAGGAAAAATTGCCCTCCATATTGAGAAAGAGCTGTTTAACTTGTTCCAGGTTACAGACAATCGCTACAAGAGTAAATACCGCAGCATCATGTTCAACCTCAAGGATCCCAAAAATCAG GGCCTCTTCCATCGTGTTCTGCGTGAGGAGATCTCTTTGGCAAAACTCGTGAGGATGAAGCCAGAAGAACTCGTGTCCAAAGAGCTGTCCACGTGGAGGGAGCGGCCGACAAAGCCT GCGatggagtccagaaataagcaGCACGGTGACAGTAAACAGACCACCGTTAAACGGGATGCTGTGCCCAACATGGAGGACTCGCCACCCGTGTCCGATTCAGAC GAGCAGCAGGAGTCGGTGCGAGCCGTCCCCGAGCAGAGCGCCGCGCCCCTCCTTGACATCTTCAGCAGTATGTTGAAAGACACCACGAGTCAGCACCGGGCGCATCTGTTCGACCTGAACTGTAAAATTTGTACAG GTCAGGTTCCATCATCGGAAGACGAACCGGCTCCAAAAAAGCAAAAGCTGTCCACTTCTAAGAAGGAAGAGTCAAGATCCAAGTATGACACCGCTCCTTCTGAGCCAGTTCTCAGCTCGGCTGATGACGCGGTTCCAGAAGCTCTGCCCGAAAGTGCCTCCGAGCCAGACCTGGACAGTGCTGCTTCGCACGCACACTTGGAAAGAAAGTATTTCCCTGTGCCGCCGGGAGACGGCCACCCAGAGCCTTCTGCCCTGGAAGGCCCCTCCTGCCCGGCCACCTGCGGGGGCCCAGTGCTCACCACGGTCACGGTGTCTGGCCGAGACCCCAGGACCGCGCCAGGCGGGTCGTGCACAGTCACGGCCCCTGCAGCAGCCCGCCCTGACGGCGCCCACCCAGCGGAATCCCGACAGGAGGTCCTGAAGCCTGCCGTGACCTCGGTGACAGTGCCCAAGTCCATACTGGCGAAGCCGTCCTCGTCCCCCGAGCCCAGATACCTCCTGCCGGTGCCACCGTCACCGCGCGTCAG CCTCTCCGAGTCAAGGTCCCCTCCGGAAGGAGATACGACCCTCTTTTTGTCTCGACTCAGCACCATTTGGAAAGGATTCATTAACATGCAGAGTGTAGCAAAATTTGTCACTAAGGCGTATCCCGTCTCAGGGTGCTGTGACTATCTCAGTGAG GACCTGCCAGACACGATTCACATTGGCGGAAGGATCGCGCCCAGGACGGTCTGGGATTATGTCGGCAAGCTCAAATCTTCTGTGTCTAAG GAGCTGTGTCTCATCCGCTTCCACCCCGCGaccgaggaggaggaggtggcctATATCTCTCTCTACTCCTATTTTAGCAGCCGCGGCCGCTTCGGTGTCGTAGCTAATAACAGCAGGCACGTCAAGGACCTCTACCTGATCCCGCTGAGCGCCAAGGACCCTATTCCATCCAAACTCTTGCCCTTTGAGGGACCAG gtctTGAGTCACCGCGCCCCAACATCATCCTCGGGTTGGTGATCTGTCAGAGAATAAAACGCCCTTCAAGTGCTGGAGAATTAGATAAGGTAGAGGAGAAGCGGACCCGACTTCAGACCCAAGAAGAAACCGAGGTTTCTGTCTATCCCAAAGTGCCTGCAGCCCCGCAGTCTGAGAGGAAACCCCCCAAGCTCCAGGTCTGCTCCGGGGACGTGGCCGGCAGCACCACACCCCCAGGGActcctcccccgccgccccctctgcccgagccacccagtgccccggCGGCGTCGTCCGTGTTGAAAATCCTGTCGTCGCTCAAACCAGGAGCCACGAGCACTACCACGGCGTCCCCACCCGCCACTGCGGCCGTCACCGTGGCCTCTCCCTCCACCAACCCCTCCACCTCGAAGACAGCCTCACCCCTGGAACACATCCTGCAGACGCTCTTTGGGAAGAAGAAGTCCTTTGACCCCCCTGCCAGAGAGCCCGTGGGGTCCACACCGGCCTCCCACCAAGACCCCAAAGCCACGGCCGACAGCGGGCTGCCCGCGGCGCCTTTACTGGACCCGATCGTCCAGCAGTTCGGTCAGTTCTCAAGAGACAGAGCTCTGGAGGACGAGGAAGATGACAGACCGTATGACCCCGAAGAGGAGTACGGGCCCGACAGAGCCTGTGACGCTCAGCTCGAGCGCGGGAGGCGCCCCGATGGGGACAAGGCCCCAGAGACGGCCGAGCGGGAGGAGGTGGCCTATGACCCGGAGGATGAGACCATCTTGGAAGAGGCCAAGGTGGCCATCGACGACCTGCCCAACAGGATGTGTGCGGACGGGAAGGGCGGCTCCGCCGAGAGGCCCGGCGAGCCCACGGCCGCCGGAGCGGCCCCCTCCCTGGTCGAGCAGCAGCAGATGATCGAAGAGCTCAACAAGCAGATtgaggagcagaggaggcagGTGGAGGAGCAGGAAGCCGCGCTCCGGCAGCAGAGGGCCGCCGTGGGGGCCTCCATGGCGCACTTCTCCGTGGCCGACGCGCTGCTGTCGCCGCCCCCGAAGTCCCTGCCCCAGGCCGAGCTGTTCCCGCCGGAGCAGCAGGTCGCGTGCCGCCCGCCCGCACTCCCCGGCGCCCCTGCGGGGGCGGGCCCCGGCCCCGGCTGCGACCCGCGGCAGAACCGGGACCCCCGGCAGGCCCGGCGGCTGGCCGCAGAGCACGGCGAGGGTGAGGCCGGCTCCAGGCCGCCCGCGGCCCGGGAGGAGGGTGCAGAGGCGGCCCCGCAGGCCAAGCCAGACGGCCCCAAGCGCGAACACCCCCCCGCGAGCCCGGTCCCGCCGCCCGTGGACAGCGGCGCCCCCTCGGCGGGCTCCAGACCTGCCCGCAAGGTGCTGCTGCCCACGCCCCCCGGCGCAGCCGCCTTCCAGCCCGGCTTCCCTTTGCACGGCGACGCCCAGAGCTTCCCCTCTGCCGGCGGGAGGGACCCTTTCTCTGGTGCCTCTCAGGACAAAGCGCTCGGCTCGTCCCAGTACGAGGATCCGAGGAACGCTCAGTTTGCCGAGAAAAGTGACCACCCGACCGTCGAGCCCGAAGGAGACAGGGAGCCGCAGTGCAGACCCGGCGAGGGGGCCGCCACTCTCCCGGCACCTGGACAGAGGGTGGGGGGCCCTCCGCCCGCGCCCCAGGGCCAGCGGGAGCCGGCACCACGTGCTTTCGGAACGTCTGGGCTTCATGGCCCCAGTTTCCCAGGACCGAGGGGGTCCGTTCCTCCTTTCTCAGAGGAGAGCATGGTTTCCAATAGCGATGGGCCACGGGGGCCTCCGCCAGCCAGGTTCGGGGCTCAGAAGGGGCCCATTCCTTCCTTGTTGTCAGGGCCACACGGGCCCCCTCCCTACGGGGACAGCaggggcccctccccctcccaccttggGGGGCCCAGGGGAGCAGCACCCCAATTCGAAGACCGGAAGGACCCCCACGGGGAGAAGAGGGAGTTCCAGGACGGCCCGTACGACGAGATGGCCGGCCCCCCCTCTCAGTTCGAGGGACCAGAACAAGCCCCCTTCATGGCGGGCAGAGGCACGGCGCCTTTCCAGTTTGGAGGCCAGAGGAGGCCTCTGCTGTCACAGTTTAAGGGCCCCAGAGGAGGTCCCCCTCCCTCTCAGTTTGGAGGTCAGAGAGGGCCCCCGCCCGGCCACTTCGTGGGCCCGAGGGGGCCGCATCCCGGTCAGTTCGAAGGACCCAGAGCCCAGGCACCGAACTTCATGCCGGGGCCCAGGGGGATCCAGCCTCAGCAGTTCGAGGAGCAGAGGGTGAGCTCGCCCCCGAGATTCGCCGGCCCCCGGGCGCCAGCGCCCCTGCCGTTCGGCGGGCCGAGAGGGTCGGCGCCCTTCCCCGAGAAGAGCGAGCCCGCACCGCCCCGCTTCCACTTCCAGGGCCCGCCGGCCCCGGGGCTGAAGCCGGCCCCCAGGCCGCTGCTGGAGCTGCCCAGCCACCCGCCGCCGCACCGGCCGGAGCGCTGGGACGAGGCGCCCGCGCAGGGCCCCGAGGCCGACTTCCGCGAGGGCAAGGGCCACGAGTACAGAAGCCAGGCCTTTGAAGGGCGGCAGAGGGAGCGGTTCGAAGCCGGGCCCAAAGAGAAGCCGCTGGAGGAGCCCGAGGCCGCGCCGCCGGAGAGCCGGCCGGGCAGGGCCCCGGAGGAGCGGCGCCGGGAGCGGGGGCGGCGCTGGAGCCGGGAGCGGGACTGGGACCGGGGCCACGAGCGGGGCCGTCACCGCGACAAGGACCCGGGCCGCGAGTGGGACCGGAGCCGGGAGCGTGGCGCCGACAGGGACCGAGGGCGGGAGCCGGAGCGGGCGGCCGAATGGGGCCGGAGCCGGGAGCGCAGCCGGAACCGGGACCGGGAGCGCCGGCGGGAGCGGGAGAGGTCTCGCAGCAGGGAGCGCGGCCGGGAGCGCACCCGCGAGCACGGCCGGGAGCGCAAGGACCGCAGCAAAAGCAAGGAGGGCGCCCGGGACCCCAAAGCCGAGGCGCCTCGGGCCGCCACCCCCGCCACCCAGACCTAG
- the TCFL5 gene encoding transcription factor-like 5 protein isoform X1 — protein MSGPGPREPPQAGGPAGPEGADAAPGEAGLSFTTTDLSLVEMTEVEYTQLQHILYSHMEAAAADGELDARLSSAFLAAAAPGAATAAGGFAAAGGAAAAAAAGGAASVYPVLCPPALADGGFAGAAPCLGHVDFQELRMMLLSEAGAPAAAEKTPGADGPGPGAPRPKAPDGGGGKENAEGAPEARAKSAVRVRLEDRFNSIPAEPPSAPRGAEPPEPGVALNNLVTLIRHPSELMNVPLHQQQNKCTTLVKNKTATAATALQFTYPVFTANACSANAGSNPSQVQSSSNPCSILEAAKHQDIGLPRAFSFCYQQEVESTKQTLGGRNKALPEQVWIKVGEEALCKQAINKRNRSRIRQLDTNVERRALGEIQNVGEASTAAQGAWPPAESSQANLGEQSQSGPQGGRSQRRERHNRMERDRRRRIRICCDELNLLVPFCNAETDKATTLQWTTAFLKYIQERHGDSLKKEFESVFCGKTGRRLKLTRPDSLVTRPAQESLQSSPAMDVK, from the exons ATGTCGGGCCCCGGGCCGCGGGAGCCGCCGCAGGCGGGCGGGCCGGCGGGCCCCGAGGGCGCGGACGCGGCGCCGGGCGAGGCGGGGCTGAGCTTCACGACCACCGACCTGAGCCTGGTGGAGATGACGGAGGTGGAGTACACGCAGCTGCAGCACATCCTCTACTCGCACAtggaggcggcggcggccgacGGCGAGCTCGACGCGCGCCTCAGCTCGGCGTTTCTGGCGGCCGCGGCGCCGGGCGCGGCGACGGCGGCGGGCGGCTTCGCGGCGGCggggggcgcggcggcggcggcggcggccgggggcGCGGCGTCCGTGTACCCGGTGTTGTGCCCGCCCGCGCTGGCCGACGGCGGCTTCGCGGGCGCCGCGCCCTGCCTGGGCCACGTCGACTTCCAGGAGCTGCGCATGATGCTGCTCAGCGAGGCgggcgcccccgccgccgccgagAAGACGCCGGGCGCCGACGGCCCCGGCCCGGGCGCGCCACGGCCCAAGGCGCCCGACGGCGGCGGCGGCAAGGAGAACGCGGAGGGCGCGCCCGAGGCGCGGGCCAAGTCGGCCGTGCGCGTCCGCCTGGAGGACCGCTTCAACAGCATCCCCGCTGAGCCGCCTTCCGCCCCGCGCGGCGCCGAGCCCCCCGAGCCCGGCGTGGCGCTCAACAA TTTGGTCACTCTTATCCGACATCCTTCCGAATTAATGAACGTCCCTCTTCATcagcaacaaaacaaatgcacGACgttagtgaaaaataaaactgccaccGCGGCCACGGCCCTGCAGTTCACGTACCCCGTGTTCACGGCCAACGCCTGCTCGGCCAACGCCGGCTCGAACCCGTCGCAGGTGCAG AGCTCTAGTAACCCATGTTCTATACTCGAAGCTGCCAAGCATCAGGATATTGGATTGCCTagagcattttctttctgttaccaGCAGGAAGTTGAATCCACTAAACAGACTTTGGGCGGTAGAAACAAAGCTTTGCCTGAGCAGGTTTGGATTAAAGTAGGAG aAGAAGCGCTATGTAAGCAAGCAATAAATAAGAGGAATCGGAGTAGAATTCGTCAGCTGGACACAAACGTGGAGCGAAGAGCCCTTGGAGAGATTCAGAACGTGGGTGAAGCTTCCACCGCCGCACAGGGTGCTTGGCCACCCGCGGAGTCCTCGCAGGCAAACCTCGGGGAGCAGAGCCAGAGCGGGCCGCAGGGAGGAAGGTCGCAGCGCAGGGAGAGGCATAACCGCATGGAAAGAGATAGAAG GCGCAGAATCCGCATTTGTTGCGATGAGTTGAATCTTCTAGTCCCGTTCTGCAATGCTGAGACAGATAAGGCAACCACGCTCCAGTGGACCACAGCGTTCCTGAAGTACATTCAGGAGAGACACGGAGATTCTCTTAAGAAG
- the TCFL5 gene encoding transcription factor-like 5 protein isoform X2: MSGPGPREPPQAGGPAGPEGADAAPGEAGLSFTTTDLSLVEMTEVEYTQLQHILYSHMEAAAADGELDARLSSAFLAAAAPGAATAAGGFAAAGGAAAAAAAGGAASVYPVLCPPALADGGFAGAAPCLGHVDFQELRMMLLSEAGAPAAAEKTPGADGPGPGAPRPKAPDGGGGKENAEGAPEARAKSAVRVRLEDRFNSIPAEPPSAPRGAEPPEPGVALNNLVTLIRHPSELMNVPLHQQQNKCTTLVKNKTATAATALQFTYPVFTANACSANAGSNPSQVQSSSNPCSILEAAKHQDIGLPRAFSFCYQQEVESTKQTLGGRNKALPEQVWIKVGEALCKQAINKRNRSRIRQLDTNVERRALGEIQNVGEASTAAQGAWPPAESSQANLGEQSQSGPQGGRSQRRERHNRMERDRRRRIRICCDELNLLVPFCNAETDKATTLQWTTAFLKYIQERHGDSLKKEFESVFCGKTGRRLKLTRPDSLVTRPAQESLQSSPAMDVK; encoded by the exons ATGTCGGGCCCCGGGCCGCGGGAGCCGCCGCAGGCGGGCGGGCCGGCGGGCCCCGAGGGCGCGGACGCGGCGCCGGGCGAGGCGGGGCTGAGCTTCACGACCACCGACCTGAGCCTGGTGGAGATGACGGAGGTGGAGTACACGCAGCTGCAGCACATCCTCTACTCGCACAtggaggcggcggcggccgacGGCGAGCTCGACGCGCGCCTCAGCTCGGCGTTTCTGGCGGCCGCGGCGCCGGGCGCGGCGACGGCGGCGGGCGGCTTCGCGGCGGCggggggcgcggcggcggcggcggcggccgggggcGCGGCGTCCGTGTACCCGGTGTTGTGCCCGCCCGCGCTGGCCGACGGCGGCTTCGCGGGCGCCGCGCCCTGCCTGGGCCACGTCGACTTCCAGGAGCTGCGCATGATGCTGCTCAGCGAGGCgggcgcccccgccgccgccgagAAGACGCCGGGCGCCGACGGCCCCGGCCCGGGCGCGCCACGGCCCAAGGCGCCCGACGGCGGCGGCGGCAAGGAGAACGCGGAGGGCGCGCCCGAGGCGCGGGCCAAGTCGGCCGTGCGCGTCCGCCTGGAGGACCGCTTCAACAGCATCCCCGCTGAGCCGCCTTCCGCCCCGCGCGGCGCCGAGCCCCCCGAGCCCGGCGTGGCGCTCAACAA TTTGGTCACTCTTATCCGACATCCTTCCGAATTAATGAACGTCCCTCTTCATcagcaacaaaacaaatgcacGACgttagtgaaaaataaaactgccaccGCGGCCACGGCCCTGCAGTTCACGTACCCCGTGTTCACGGCCAACGCCTGCTCGGCCAACGCCGGCTCGAACCCGTCGCAGGTGCAG AGCTCTAGTAACCCATGTTCTATACTCGAAGCTGCCAAGCATCAGGATATTGGATTGCCTagagcattttctttctgttaccaGCAGGAAGTTGAATCCACTAAACAGACTTTGGGCGGTAGAAACAAAGCTTTGCCTGAGCAGGTTTGGATTAAAGTAGGAG AAGCGCTATGTAAGCAAGCAATAAATAAGAGGAATCGGAGTAGAATTCGTCAGCTGGACACAAACGTGGAGCGAAGAGCCCTTGGAGAGATTCAGAACGTGGGTGAAGCTTCCACCGCCGCACAGGGTGCTTGGCCACCCGCGGAGTCCTCGCAGGCAAACCTCGGGGAGCAGAGCCAGAGCGGGCCGCAGGGAGGAAGGTCGCAGCGCAGGGAGAGGCATAACCGCATGGAAAGAGATAGAAG GCGCAGAATCCGCATTTGTTGCGATGAGTTGAATCTTCTAGTCCCGTTCTGCAATGCTGAGACAGATAAGGCAACCACGCTCCAGTGGACCACAGCGTTCCTGAAGTACATTCAGGAGAGACACGGAGATTCTCTTAAGAAG
- the TCFL5 gene encoding transcription factor-like 5 protein isoform X3 gives MSGPGPREPPQAGGPAGPEGADAAPGEAGLSFTTTDLSLVEMTEVEYTQLQHILYSHMEAAAADGELDARLSSAFLAAAAPGAATAAGGFAAAGGAAAAAAAGGAASVYPVLCPPALADGGFAGAAPCLGHVDFQELRMMLLSEAGAPAAAEKTPGADGPGPGAPRPKAPDGGGGKENAEGAPEARAKSAVRVRLEDRFNSIPAEPPSAPRGAEPPEPGVALNNLVTLIRHPSELMNVPLHQQQNKCTTLVKNKTATAATALQFTYPVFTANACSANAGSNPSQVQSSSNPCSILEAAKHQDIGLPRAFSFCYQQEVESTKQTLGGRNKALPEQVWIKVGEALCKQAINKRNRSRIRQLDTNVERRALGEIQNVGEASTAAQGAWPPAESSQANLGEQSQSGPQGGRSQRRERHNRMERDRRRRIRICCDELNLLVPFCNAETDKATTLQWTTAFLKYIQERHGDSLKKDVN, from the exons ATGTCGGGCCCCGGGCCGCGGGAGCCGCCGCAGGCGGGCGGGCCGGCGGGCCCCGAGGGCGCGGACGCGGCGCCGGGCGAGGCGGGGCTGAGCTTCACGACCACCGACCTGAGCCTGGTGGAGATGACGGAGGTGGAGTACACGCAGCTGCAGCACATCCTCTACTCGCACAtggaggcggcggcggccgacGGCGAGCTCGACGCGCGCCTCAGCTCGGCGTTTCTGGCGGCCGCGGCGCCGGGCGCGGCGACGGCGGCGGGCGGCTTCGCGGCGGCggggggcgcggcggcggcggcggcggccgggggcGCGGCGTCCGTGTACCCGGTGTTGTGCCCGCCCGCGCTGGCCGACGGCGGCTTCGCGGGCGCCGCGCCCTGCCTGGGCCACGTCGACTTCCAGGAGCTGCGCATGATGCTGCTCAGCGAGGCgggcgcccccgccgccgccgagAAGACGCCGGGCGCCGACGGCCCCGGCCCGGGCGCGCCACGGCCCAAGGCGCCCGACGGCGGCGGCGGCAAGGAGAACGCGGAGGGCGCGCCCGAGGCGCGGGCCAAGTCGGCCGTGCGCGTCCGCCTGGAGGACCGCTTCAACAGCATCCCCGCTGAGCCGCCTTCCGCCCCGCGCGGCGCCGAGCCCCCCGAGCCCGGCGTGGCGCTCAACAA TTTGGTCACTCTTATCCGACATCCTTCCGAATTAATGAACGTCCCTCTTCATcagcaacaaaacaaatgcacGACgttagtgaaaaataaaactgccaccGCGGCCACGGCCCTGCAGTTCACGTACCCCGTGTTCACGGCCAACGCCTGCTCGGCCAACGCCGGCTCGAACCCGTCGCAGGTGCAG AGCTCTAGTAACCCATGTTCTATACTCGAAGCTGCCAAGCATCAGGATATTGGATTGCCTagagcattttctttctgttaccaGCAGGAAGTTGAATCCACTAAACAGACTTTGGGCGGTAGAAACAAAGCTTTGCCTGAGCAGGTTTGGATTAAAGTAGGAG AAGCGCTATGTAAGCAAGCAATAAATAAGAGGAATCGGAGTAGAATTCGTCAGCTGGACACAAACGTGGAGCGAAGAGCCCTTGGAGAGATTCAGAACGTGGGTGAAGCTTCCACCGCCGCACAGGGTGCTTGGCCACCCGCGGAGTCCTCGCAGGCAAACCTCGGGGAGCAGAGCCAGAGCGGGCCGCAGGGAGGAAGGTCGCAGCGCAGGGAGAGGCATAACCGCATGGAAAGAGATAGAAG GCGCAGAATCCGCATTTGTTGCGATGAGTTGAATCTTCTAGTCCCGTTCTGCAATGCTGAGACAGATAAGGCAACCACGCTCCAGTGGACCACAGCGTTCCTGAAGTACATTCAGGAGAGACACGGAGATTCTCTTAAGAAG